One Spinacia oleracea cultivar Varoflay chromosome 4, BTI_SOV_V1, whole genome shotgun sequence DNA segment encodes these proteins:
- the LOC110784267 gene encoding protein FAR1-RELATED SEQUENCE 8 isoform X3 produces the protein MNEHSPNSEDLIEEMEDQEDNGDELFENEGHDHESEGHHGFGIESDDHENDGEQFLIDANIHEESEQGLELEGEDHCSDSQQFLEVRVHNAENETFHMLDLHANDEVHNLGNNTMGVDDEDGLSKERYYHPPTVGMEFESYDDAYNYYNCYAKELGFAIRVKSSWTKRNSKEKRGAVLCCNCEGFKTFKEASCRRKETRTGCLAMMRLRLVETNRWRIDEAKLEHNHLFDPERVQNSKSHKKMEVSLKRDLEPTVDVEVRTIKLYRTSVVDAASSWNLTSRGGDKDNHIQPRFLKLKSGDSQAMHNYFCQKQLTSPNFFYIMDLNDEGQLRNVFWIDSPARAGYSYFGDVVVVDTTCLSNKYEIPLVAFTGINHHGQSILLGCAFIAEDTVETYVWLFRTWLTCMLGHPPQTIVTDRFKAIQIAISEVFPRAHHRFWLPLVMQSIILNLGQLQEFEAFQSILSRTVYNSLKIDEFETSWDNMIDRFGIRDHEWLRVWYEDREKWAPAYQKDTFLAGLFAVQTGIR, from the exons ATGAACGAACATTCCCCAAATAGTGAGGATCTCATTGAAGAAATGGAAGACCAAGAAGATAACGGCGATGAGCTGTTTGAAAATGAAGGTCATGACCATGAGAGTGAAGGCCaccatggatttggaattgagAGCGATGATCATGAGAATGACGGTGAACAATTCTTGATTGATGCCAATATACACGAAGAAAGTGAGCAGGGGCTTGAGCTTGAAGGTGAAGACCACTGCAGTGATAGTCAGCAGTTCCTTGAGGTGAGGGTTCATAATGCAGAAAATGAGACCTTTCATATGCTTGATCTTCATGCCAATGACGAGGTGCATAACCTAGGAAATAATACAATGGGCGTAGATGATGAAGATGGCTTATCTAAAGAGAGATATTACCATCCGCCCACCGTGGGAATGGAATTCGAGTCCTATGATGATGCTTATAACTACTATAACTGCTATGCTAAGGAATTGGGCTTTGCTATCAGAGTGAAATCGTCATGGACAAAACGCAACAGCAAAGAAAAGCGTGGTGCAGTACTCTGCTGCAATTGCGAGGGTTTCAAAACATTCAAAGAGGCATCCTGCCGGAGGAAGGAAACAAGGACAGGTTGTCTAGCAATGATGAGGTTGAGGTTGGTGGAAACAAATAGGTGGAGAATCGATGAAGCTAAACTTGAACACAACCATTTATTTGATCCTGAGAGGGTGCAGAACTCCAAGTCACACAAGAAAATGGAAGTAAGCTTAAAAAGAGACTTAGAGCCAACTGTTGATGTAGAAGTGCGAACCATTAAGTTGTACCGTACTTCTGTAGTTGATGCAGCAAGTTCTTGGAATTTAACCTCTAGGGGGGGCGATAAGGATAACCACATTCAGCCCCGCTTCTTAAAGCTTAAATCTGGAGATTCACAAGCCATGCACAATTATTTTTGTCAGAAACAGCTTACAAGTCCAAATTTCTTTTACATTATGGATTTGAATGATGAAGGTCAATTGAGGAATGTATTTTGGATAGATTCCCCGGCAAGGGCTGGATACAGTTACTTTGGAGATGTTGTGGTTGTTGACACAACATGTTTGtcaaataaatatgaaattccACTTGTGGCTTTCACCGGGATAAATCACCATGGGCAGTCTATCTTGCTTGGTTGTGCTTTCATTGCAGAAGACACTGTGGAAACTTATGTATGGCTGTTTAGAACATGGCTTACATGTATGTTAGGGCACCCTCCTCAAACTATTGTCACAGACCGATTCAAGGCCATCCAAATTGCGATATCTGAAGTATTTCCTCGGGCCCACCATCGATTTTGGTTGCCACTTGTGATGCAAAGTATTATTCTCAACTTGGGCCAACTACAAGAATTTGAAGCATTTCAGTCAATCTTGAGTAGAACAGTCTACAATTCTCTGAAAATCGACGAATTTGAGACTTCATGGGATAACATGATAGATAGATTTGGCATTAGGGATCATGAATGGCTTCGTGTCTGGTATGAAGATCGAGAAAAGTGGGCCCCAGCTTACCAGAAAGACACATTTCTTGCAGGACTATTTGCTGTTCAAACAG GCATTCGTTGA
- the LOC110784267 gene encoding protein FAR1-RELATED SEQUENCE 8 isoform X2, protein MNEHSPNSEDLIEEMEDQEDNGDELFENEGHDHESEGHHGFGIESDDHENDGEQFLIDANIHEESEQGLELEGEDHCSDSQQFLEVRVHNAENETFHMLDLHANDEVHNLGNNTMGVDDEDGLSKERYYHPPTVGMEFESYDDAYNYYNCYAKELGFAIRVKSSWTKRNSKEKRGAVLCCNCEGFKTFKEASCRRKETRTGCLAMMRLRLVETNRWRIDEAKLEHNHLFDPERVQNSKSHKKMEVSLKRDLEPTVDVEVRTIKLYRTSVVDAASSWNLTSRGGDKDNHIQPRFLKLKSGDSQAMHNYFCQKQLTSPNFFYIMDLNDEGQLRNVFWIDSPARAGYSYFGDVVVVDTTCLSNKYEIPLVAFTGINHHGQSILLGCAFIAEDTVETYVWLFRTWLTCMLGHPPQTIVTDRFKAIQIAISEVFPRAHHRFWLPLVMQSIILNLGQLQEFEAFQSILSRTVYNSLKIDEFETSWDNMIDRFGIRDHEWLRVWYEDREKWAPAYQKDTFLAGLFAVQTGESFNPFFAAHIHEKTSVQEFFDLYDVMTQKIRLKETLDDLESSESNLLLRTRCYYELQLSKFYTKRIFEKFQVEVEMMSCCVTINQVHTSGPVTTYVVKEHEGSFEAFVEHPQPQWCGGDTVLLYSSKMEEGLQALLCTRC, encoded by the exons ATGAACGAACATTCCCCAAATAGTGAGGATCTCATTGAAGAAATGGAAGACCAAGAAGATAACGGCGATGAGCTGTTTGAAAATGAAGGTCATGACCATGAGAGTGAAGGCCaccatggatttggaattgagAGCGATGATCATGAGAATGACGGTGAACAATTCTTGATTGATGCCAATATACACGAAGAAAGTGAGCAGGGGCTTGAGCTTGAAGGTGAAGACCACTGCAGTGATAGTCAGCAGTTCCTTGAGGTGAGGGTTCATAATGCAGAAAATGAGACCTTTCATATGCTTGATCTTCATGCCAATGACGAGGTGCATAACCTAGGAAATAATACAATGGGCGTAGATGATGAAGATGGCTTATCTAAAGAGAGATATTACCATCCGCCCACCGTGGGAATGGAATTCGAGTCCTATGATGATGCTTATAACTACTATAACTGCTATGCTAAGGAATTGGGCTTTGCTATCAGAGTGAAATCGTCATGGACAAAACGCAACAGCAAAGAAAAGCGTGGTGCAGTACTCTGCTGCAATTGCGAGGGTTTCAAAACATTCAAAGAGGCATCCTGCCGGAGGAAGGAAACAAGGACAGGTTGTCTAGCAATGATGAGGTTGAGGTTGGTGGAAACAAATAGGTGGAGAATCGATGAAGCTAAACTTGAACACAACCATTTATTTGATCCTGAGAGGGTGCAGAACTCCAAGTCACACAAGAAAATGGAAGTAAGCTTAAAAAGAGACTTAGAGCCAACTGTTGATGTAGAAGTGCGAACCATTAAGTTGTACCGTACTTCTGTAGTTGATGCAGCAAGTTCTTGGAATTTAACCTCTAGGGGGGGCGATAAGGATAACCACATTCAGCCCCGCTTCTTAAAGCTTAAATCTGGAGATTCACAAGCCATGCACAATTATTTTTGTCAGAAACAGCTTACAAGTCCAAATTTCTTTTACATTATGGATTTGAATGATGAAGGTCAATTGAGGAATGTATTTTGGATAGATTCCCCGGCAAGGGCTGGATACAGTTACTTTGGAGATGTTGTGGTTGTTGACACAACATGTTTGtcaaataaatatgaaattccACTTGTGGCTTTCACCGGGATAAATCACCATGGGCAGTCTATCTTGCTTGGTTGTGCTTTCATTGCAGAAGACACTGTGGAAACTTATGTATGGCTGTTTAGAACATGGCTTACATGTATGTTAGGGCACCCTCCTCAAACTATTGTCACAGACCGATTCAAGGCCATCCAAATTGCGATATCTGAAGTATTTCCTCGGGCCCACCATCGATTTTGGTTGCCACTTGTGATGCAAAGTATTATTCTCAACTTGGGCCAACTACAAGAATTTGAAGCATTTCAGTCAATCTTGAGTAGAACAGTCTACAATTCTCTGAAAATCGACGAATTTGAGACTTCATGGGATAACATGATAGATAGATTTGGCATTAGGGATCATGAATGGCTTCGTGTCTGGTATGAAGATCGAGAAAAGTGGGCCCCAGCTTACCAGAAAGACACATTTCTTGCAGGACTATTTGCTGTTCAAACAGGTGAGTCCTTCAATCCCTTTTTTGCTGCTCATATCCATGAAAAAACCTCCGTACAAGAATTTTTTGACTTGTATGATGTTATGACACAAAAGATACGACTAAAGGAAACACTCGATGATCTTGAGTCCAGCGAATCCAACCTCTTGTTAAGAACAAGATGCTACTATGAGCTACAACTATCCAAATTTTATACTAAAAGAATATTTGAAAAATTCCAAGTCGAAGTTGAGATGATGTCTTGTTGTGTGACCATCAACCAAGTTCATACCTCTGGGCCGGTCACAACATATGTGGTGAAAGAACACGAGGGAAGTTTTGAG GCATTCGTTGAGCATCCTCAGCCACAATGGTGTGGAGGAGATACCGTTCTCTTATATTCTTCAAAGATGGAGGAAGGATTGCAAGCACTTTTATGTACCAGATGTTAG
- the LOC110784267 gene encoding protein FAR1-RELATED SEQUENCE 8 isoform X1: MNEHSPNSEDLIEEMEDQEDNGDELFENEGHDHESEGHHGFGIESDDHENDGEQFLIDANIHEESEQGLELEGEDHCSDSQQFLEVRVHNAENETFHMLDLHANDEVHNLGNNTMGVDDEDGLSKERYYHPPTVGMEFESYDDAYNYYNCYAKELGFAIRVKSSWTKRNSKEKRGAVLCCNCEGFKTFKEASCRRKETRTGCLAMMRLRLVETNRWRIDEAKLEHNHLFDPERVQNSKSHKKMEVSLKRDLEPTVDVEVRTIKLYRTSVVDAASSWNLTSRGGDKDNHIQPRFLKLKSGDSQAMHNYFCQKQLTSPNFFYIMDLNDEGQLRNVFWIDSPARAGYSYFGDVVVVDTTCLSNKYEIPLVAFTGINHHGQSILLGCAFIAEDTVETYVWLFRTWLTCMLGHPPQTIVTDRFKAIQIAISEVFPRAHHRFWLPLVMQSIILNLGQLQEFEAFQSILSRTVYNSLKIDEFETSWDNMIDRFGIRDHEWLRVWYEDREKWAPAYQKDTFLAGLFAVQTGESFNPFFAAHIHEKTSVQEFFDLYDVMTQKIRLKETLDDLESSESNLLLRTRCYYELQLSKFYTKRIFEKFQVEVEMMSCCVTINQVHTSGPVTTYVVKEHEGSFEVMYDKTAVEVRCVCAGFYLNGYLCRHSLSILSHNGVEEIPFSYILQRWRKDCKHFYVPDVSSIDIIDVTNPTQWYEHLHKRAMQVVEAGMVSRDHYMVAWQSFIESLNKVRLTEEKHI; encoded by the coding sequence ATGAACGAACATTCCCCAAATAGTGAGGATCTCATTGAAGAAATGGAAGACCAAGAAGATAACGGCGATGAGCTGTTTGAAAATGAAGGTCATGACCATGAGAGTGAAGGCCaccatggatttggaattgagAGCGATGATCATGAGAATGACGGTGAACAATTCTTGATTGATGCCAATATACACGAAGAAAGTGAGCAGGGGCTTGAGCTTGAAGGTGAAGACCACTGCAGTGATAGTCAGCAGTTCCTTGAGGTGAGGGTTCATAATGCAGAAAATGAGACCTTTCATATGCTTGATCTTCATGCCAATGACGAGGTGCATAACCTAGGAAATAATACAATGGGCGTAGATGATGAAGATGGCTTATCTAAAGAGAGATATTACCATCCGCCCACCGTGGGAATGGAATTCGAGTCCTATGATGATGCTTATAACTACTATAACTGCTATGCTAAGGAATTGGGCTTTGCTATCAGAGTGAAATCGTCATGGACAAAACGCAACAGCAAAGAAAAGCGTGGTGCAGTACTCTGCTGCAATTGCGAGGGTTTCAAAACATTCAAAGAGGCATCCTGCCGGAGGAAGGAAACAAGGACAGGTTGTCTAGCAATGATGAGGTTGAGGTTGGTGGAAACAAATAGGTGGAGAATCGATGAAGCTAAACTTGAACACAACCATTTATTTGATCCTGAGAGGGTGCAGAACTCCAAGTCACACAAGAAAATGGAAGTAAGCTTAAAAAGAGACTTAGAGCCAACTGTTGATGTAGAAGTGCGAACCATTAAGTTGTACCGTACTTCTGTAGTTGATGCAGCAAGTTCTTGGAATTTAACCTCTAGGGGGGGCGATAAGGATAACCACATTCAGCCCCGCTTCTTAAAGCTTAAATCTGGAGATTCACAAGCCATGCACAATTATTTTTGTCAGAAACAGCTTACAAGTCCAAATTTCTTTTACATTATGGATTTGAATGATGAAGGTCAATTGAGGAATGTATTTTGGATAGATTCCCCGGCAAGGGCTGGATACAGTTACTTTGGAGATGTTGTGGTTGTTGACACAACATGTTTGtcaaataaatatgaaattccACTTGTGGCTTTCACCGGGATAAATCACCATGGGCAGTCTATCTTGCTTGGTTGTGCTTTCATTGCAGAAGACACTGTGGAAACTTATGTATGGCTGTTTAGAACATGGCTTACATGTATGTTAGGGCACCCTCCTCAAACTATTGTCACAGACCGATTCAAGGCCATCCAAATTGCGATATCTGAAGTATTTCCTCGGGCCCACCATCGATTTTGGTTGCCACTTGTGATGCAAAGTATTATTCTCAACTTGGGCCAACTACAAGAATTTGAAGCATTTCAGTCAATCTTGAGTAGAACAGTCTACAATTCTCTGAAAATCGACGAATTTGAGACTTCATGGGATAACATGATAGATAGATTTGGCATTAGGGATCATGAATGGCTTCGTGTCTGGTATGAAGATCGAGAAAAGTGGGCCCCAGCTTACCAGAAAGACACATTTCTTGCAGGACTATTTGCTGTTCAAACAGGTGAGTCCTTCAATCCCTTTTTTGCTGCTCATATCCATGAAAAAACCTCCGTACAAGAATTTTTTGACTTGTATGATGTTATGACACAAAAGATACGACTAAAGGAAACACTCGATGATCTTGAGTCCAGCGAATCCAACCTCTTGTTAAGAACAAGATGCTACTATGAGCTACAACTATCCAAATTTTATACTAAAAGAATATTTGAAAAATTCCAAGTCGAAGTTGAGATGATGTCTTGTTGTGTGACCATCAACCAAGTTCATACCTCTGGGCCGGTCACAACATATGTGGTGAAAGAACACGAGGGAAGTTTTGAGGTGATGTATGATAAAACAGCAGTTGAAGTACGGTGTGTTTGTGCTGGATTTTACCTAAATGGTTATCTTTGCAGGCATTCGTTGAGCATCCTCAGCCACAATGGTGTGGAGGAGATACCGTTCTCTTATATTCTTCAAAGATGGAGGAAGGATTGCAAGCACTTTTATGTACCAGATGTTAGTTCTATTGATATTATTGATGTTACCAATCCAACTCAATGGTATGAACATTTGCATAAACGAGCAATGCAGGTAGTTGAAGCAGGTATGGTATCACGAGATCATTACATGGTGGCTTGGCAATCTTTTATTGAGTCCTTGAACAAAGTCCGCCTTACGGAAGAGAAGCATATATGA
- the LOC110784268 gene encoding protein FAR1-RELATED SEQUENCE 6 — MEEESGNIGLVRDVDVSITLESESDRGELVTQNIEETDGRKEFVAPAVGMEFESYDDAYNYYNCYAKEVGFRVRVKNSWFKRNSKEKYGAVLCCSSQGFKRIKDVNRLRKETRTGCPAMVRMRLVDSRRWRILEVTLEHNHLLGQKMYKTIKTVEADTKRKSLVSSNAEGHTIKLYKAVFIDSSDTGYLNTGSKETHSFSNHPNQLHLKKGDAQAIYNYLCRMQLTNPNFFYLMDFNDEGCIKHVFWIDARSRAACGYFGDVIFLDNCYLANKYEIPLVVFVGANHHGQTVLLGCGLLAGETTESYTWLLKTWLKCMSGHSPQTIITDRSQTLRNAITEVFPRSLHRYGISLIMRKVPENLGGLRNYDAIRKTFTKAVYETLKVGEFEAAWGLMVQQFGISNHEWLRSLYEDRARWAPVYLKDTFFAGMSTAQPADILHPFFEKYVHKQTPLKEFLDKYELALHKKHKEETLSDIESRNSSSLLKTRCSFEQQLSKIYTKEIFLKFQLEVEEMYSCFSTTQLHVDGPYIIFLVKERFLGEGNRREIRDYEVYYNRGSAEVRCICSCFNFNGYLCRHALCVLNFNGVEEIPVKYILSRWKKDYKRLCVLDHANSNIDINDRIQWSGQLYRSALRVVEEGVISLDHYSSASQAFEESLNRVHNVEEKHET; from the coding sequence ATGGAAGAAGAGTCGGGTAATATTGGGCTAGTGCGAGATGTTGATGTCAGTATAACTCTGGAGAGTGAGAGTGACAGGGGAGAACTAGTTACCCAAAACATAGAAGAAACTGATGGAAGGAAAGAATTTGTTGCTCCTGCTGTTGGAATGGAGTTTGAGTCATATGATGATGCATACAACTATTATAATTGTTATGCCAAGGAAGTGGGCTTTCGTGTCAGAGTGAAAAATTCATGGTTTAAGCGGAATAGTAAGGAGAAGTATGGTGCTGTACTTTGTTGCAGTAGCCAGGGCTTTAAAAGAATCAAAGATGTGAATCGTTTGAGGAAGGAGACCCGTACTGGGTGTCCAGCGATGGTCAGAATGAGACTGGTGGACTCAAGAAGATGGAGGATTCTCGAAGTCACACTTGAACACAACCATTTGTTGGGACAAAAAATGTACAAGACGATCAAGACGGTTGAGGCTGATACAAAGAGGAAGTCTCTCGTCAGTTCTAATGCTGAGGGACATACAATTAAGTTATACAAGGCAGTTTTCATAGATAGTAGTGATACTGGATACCTAAATACTGGTTCAAAAGAAACCCACAGTTTCTCTAATCATCCTAATCAGCTGCACCTCAAGAAAGGTGATGCACAGGCCATTTATAATTATCTATGTCGTATGCAATTGACTAATCCAAACTTCTTTTACTTGATGGATTTCAACGATGAAGGGTGTATTAAACATGTCTTCTGGATTGATGCAAGGTCTAGGGCTGCATGTGGTTACTTTGGTGATGTCATTTTCTTGGATAACTGTTACTTAGCTAACAAATATGAAATCCCCTTAGTGGTGTTTGTTGGAGCGAATCACCATGGGCAAACTGTGTTATTGGGTTGTGGTCTGCTTGCTGGAGAGACAACAGAGTCGTACACATGGTTACTAAAAACATGGCTCAAATGTATGTCAGGTCACTCCCCACAAACCATAATTACAGATAGGTCTCAGACTTTGCGAAATGCAATTACTGAGGTATTCCCTAGATCGCTTCACCGTTATGGTATTTCACTTATTATGAGAAAGGTCCCTGAAAATTTGGGAGGATTGCGCAACTATGATGCAATTAGGAAAACATTTACTAAAGCAGTCTATGAAACCTTAAAGGTGGGTGAATTTGAGGCTGCTTGGGGACTTATGGTTCAGCAATTTGGAATCTCTAATCATGAATGGCTTCGATCTTTGTATGAAGATCGAGCTCGATGGGCACCTGTCTACTTGAAAGATACCTTCTTTGCTGGTATGTCAACAGCACAGCCTGCTGATATTCTGCATCCATTTTTTGAGAAATATGTACATAAACAAACACCCTTAAAAGAATTTCTCGACAAGTATGAGTTAGCATTACATAAGAAGCACAAGGAAGAAACCCTATCTGACATCGAGTCAAGAAATTCAAGCTCTCTGCTGAAAACAAGGTGCTCTTTCGAACAGCAACTGTCCAAGATCTACACAAAAGAAATATTCCTAAAATTCCAGCTCGAGGTGGAGGAGATGTATTCCTGTTTTAGCACGACGCAGCTCCATGTTGATGGGCCATACATTATATTCTTGGTGAAGGAGCGTTTTCTTGGTGAAGGCAACAGGAGAGAGATTCGAGATTATGAAGTGTACTACAATAGAGGATCAGCAGAAGTTCGCTGTATCTGCAGCTGTTTCAACTTTAATGGCTACCTCTGTCGACATGCATTATGTGTGCTTAACTTTAATGGGGTAGAGGAGATCCctgtaaaatatatattatcaaGATGGAAAAAGGACTACAAACGCTTGTGTGTCCTAGATCATGCTAACAGTAATATAGATATTAATGATCGGATTCAATGGTCTGGTCAGTTGTATCGAAGTGCATTACGAGTTGTGGAGGAAGGGGTTATCTCTTTAGACCATTATAGTAGCGCTTCACAAGCCTTTGAGGAGTCATTGAACAGAGTCCATAATGTAGAGGAGAAACATGAGACATGA
- the LOC110784269 gene encoding zinc finger BED domain-containing protein DAYSLEEPER — protein MNDIIENGIIDVNCNGNVYGNGNVYGNGNGIMNGGIIVAENDNDVVIPEVPPNKRRRKKSIVWEYFTTENVSPDCTKACCKQCNRSFAYITGKKQAGTSHLKRHILGICPVNRPKQEKNQQLTPYTPRSQNGTLTAPPRKRCRASPGSVTIALDQERCIHEIARMIILHDYPTNMVEHPGFIDFTRILQPHFSMVSFDSVHSEIVSIYTREKKLLADILAEIPGRVSLTMDFWTSDQTVGYAILTGQFIDADWRLNSRVLKFVLVPFPDSQVAFNHAVVSCLSEWGLGSKLFALAVDQSFANEAVIGNLRGLLSLKNSDMLNGQLLVANCYARAVSRMALAALEATREAVAKVRDSVKYVKVSASREENFNKLRLQLQNPCTESLVIDNRRMWNSTYQMLSIALELKEVFSCLDACDPNYEQALSMDDWKCIEVLCVYLKLFSDAVDILTTENYPTANVFFHDAFKLQMELTHGALSEDNYISNFVRPLYEKFDRYWRDCCVVLAMAVAMDPRFKLKLVEFSFAKVFGEEAEMWLRTVDDGIHELYFEYVAQTLPLPSIYVEQRYEGGFIKAEAHQDEEETLIPTDGLTDFDVYISEISSNHQTKSELDQYLDESLLPRGGSQEFDVLEWWKLNRIKYPTLSKMAADILSLPFATVSGDSVFDTVSKKLDSNRGSLKPGTLEALVCANNWLQFGMQQSAAPVLDVSNMCIKMENQIS, from the coding sequence ATGAATGATATAATTGAAAATGGCATCATCGATGTCAATTGTAATGGTAATGTTTATGGTAATGGTAATGTTTATGGAAATGGTAATGGCATCATGAATGGTGGTATCATCGTTGCAGAAAATGATAATGATGTAGTAATTCCTGAAGTGCCGCCTAATAAGCGTAGGAGAAAGAAGTCTATAGTTTGGGAATACTTCACTACTGAAAATGTTAGCCCTGATTGTACTAAGGCTTGCTGTAAACAGTGCAACAGGTCATTTGCTTACATTACTGGTAAAAAGCAAGCAGGTACCAGCCACCTCAAGAGACACATATTAGGTATATGTCCTGTAAACCGTCCCAAACAGGAGAAGAATCAACAACTTACTCCCTACACACCTCGCTCCCAAAATGGCACGCTTACTGCTCCTCCAAGAAAGCGCTGCAGAGCATCCCCTGGATCAGTAACCATTGCCTTAGACCAAGAACGCTGCATTCACGAGATAGCTAGAATGATTATACTTCACGATTACCCAACAAATATGGTGGAACATCCTGGTTTCATTGACTTTACCCGGATTCTTCAACCTCACTTCTCTATGGTTAGTTTCGACTCAGTTCATAGTGAGATAGTGTCTATCTATACTAGAGAGAAGAAGTTACTTGCAGATATTCTTGCTGAAATTCCTGGGCGTGTCAGTCTGACTATGGATTTCTGGACATCAGACCAAACAGTGGGTTATGCTATTCTGACAGGGCAGTTCATTGATGCGGATTGGAGGTTGAATAGTCGCGTCCTTAAATTTGTTCTAGTTCCATTCCCAGACTCTCAGGTTGCTTTCAATCACGCTGTTGTTTCATGCCTGTCTGAATGGGGGTTGGGAAGTAAGTTATTTGCGCTTGCTGTTGATCAGTCTTTTGCAAATGAAGCTGTTATCGGGAATCTTAGGGGCCTGCTTTCTTTAAAGAATTCTGATATGTTAAATGGTCAACTTTTAGTTGCGAATTGCTATGCCCGTGCCGTGAGCCGTATGGCACTAGCAGCACTAGAGGCAACAAGAGAAGCTGTTGCCAAGGTTCGTGACAGTGTGAAGTATGTGAAAGTTTCGGCATCTCGCGAAGAGAACTTCAATAAGCTCAGACTACAACTTCAAAACCCCTGCACAGAGAGTTTAGTCATTGATAATCGACGGATGTGGAATTCAACCTACCAGATGCTGTCAATAGCATTAGAGTTGAAGGAAGTTTTTTCTTGTCTAGATGCTTGTGATCCCAATTATGAGCAAGCTCTCTCAATGGATGATTGGAAGTGTATAGAGGTCCTTTGTGTTTACTTGAAACTTTTCTCTGATGCCGTTGACATTCTTACAACTGAAAACTATCCTACAGCCAATGTGTTTTTTCATGATGCTTTTAAACTTCAGATGGAGCTGACTCATGGAGCATTGAGTGAGGATAATTATATTAGCAACTTTGTCAGACCTTTGTATGAAAAGTTTGACAGATATTGGAGGGATTGTTGTGTGGTTTTAGCTATGGCTGTAGCTATGGACCCGAGATTTAAGTTGAAGCTGGTAGAGTTCAGCTTTGCCAAAGTTTTCGGGGAAGAAGCTGAAATGTGGTTAAGAACTGTTGATGATGGTATACATGAATTATACTTTGAATATGTTGCACAGACCTTGCCTTTGCCATCAATTTATGTAGAACAACGGTATGAAGGAGGATTCATTAAAGCAGAGGCACATCAAGATGAAGAAGAAACCCTAATTCCTACTGATGGGTTGACAGATTTTGATGTGTATATTTCAGAGATTTCAAGCAATCATCAGACAAAATCAGAACTAGATCAATACCTTGATGAGTCACTGTTACCAAGAGGAGGGTCTCAGGAGTTTGATGTTCTTGAATGGTGGAAGTTGAACAGAATAAAATACCCAACTCTCTCTAAAATGGCTGCTGATATACTGTCACTACCGTTTGCTACAGTTTCTGGGGATTCTGTGTTTGATACTGTAAGCAAGAAGTTGGATAGTAACAGGGGTTCTCTGAAACCAGGTACATTAGAGGCTCTTGTTTGTGCAAATAACTGGTTGCAGTTTGGAATGCAGCAGAGTGCTGCACCCGTATTAGATGTGTCTAATATGTGTATAAAGATGGAAAACCAAATAAGTTGA